The region GATGTAACCCTGCAGATGTAAGGTATGAGAGAATTGATGTGTCTATTGAGAAGCATACAAAAGATGATGAAAATTAGAggcataggttatgtgatttgtgattttttagatgatgttgttgttgttgttgtgtatCTATATGATGTGTAAAATTCTTTTGTAGGAGATTATGATTAGATATTGTAGATTTACTGTAACCAATCATGTAAAATATTTGAACATCTTGTTTTGGGAGCCACTTTGATTATAATCTTGTTTATCAATTTTTGCACTTGAAAATTTTGTAATCTCAGATGATGCTTAGCTTAAGTGTCGTGTACTTGTGTTACCATATATTGCTACTTTTCCCCCCTTCAACAAGAGTTAAACTGCTGATTTAACCCATGCGGCCATGCCTTgctttttgtttttctctttcttttgtaTAAATCTCACTATTTACTATTTTTATCcatgtgttcatttgaaaaatttgaaacccctgaccccgggtcctggatccgccactggtgCGGCGCATGAGCATGAGAATAGGAAAGAAGACAACTTAAAAAGTAGGGTTTCTTGGTTAATTGGGTCAAGGCCCTTATAGATCCACACAAGTAAATGAATATCACAACCTgttgtggaaaaaaaataacctTTGGTTAGATGCTGATGTACGCAAGTTACCTCGAGATtttatgtaaaaaataaaaaccacgTTTTTCATTTAGCTGTGCGATTTGGCTGCACTTGGACCTTAGGTCCCTTAAAAGCTCTTTTTAATATAATAGTTGACCAAAAGCATACATGAAATGgtgttttttaatattattaagcTATGAATACAAAGTTGCAAAGTAAAAATTACAATAAGTGAAATTATTCATATAATATAAGTTAATAAGGGAATAAAATAGTATATGCATATTTGTTAAAACTaattttgttataatttttaatttattttaaactaagtatttatatttgtttcaaaaaaaagtatttatatCCATACAAAAAActaagtatttttttaaaaaaaatgtgtcaACCGAGTCAAGTGGTTCAACCAGTGATCCATTGGTCAGATCaatgactcattgacccagtgccctGACTTAGTCGATCACCGGGCTGAGTTTAATAACATTGCGTCAGACAGACTAACTCTCATTCTCTCACGATACACGCACAAGCACTCTCACCTAGGTCTGGCCGTCATCAACTCACGCACGCCCGCACGGGAATGGCGCACCACCACCGACCACCACCACGCCGCATCACCATTGTCCACCACCAGACCAGTCCAGCCGTGCCTCTGGCTCTGCGGCTCTACCCTAGGTATGGATGATTTCCCTaaatgaataaattaatttcctttctcttctcctttctcaagctTGATTTCCCTAAATTGATTTCCTCAAATGTCATAATTTCATTCAAATGATGCTTCTAACATGATTGTTACCCAACCTGAGAACACAACTCCATCAAAATCATTATGCAAAAGATTTAAGGTTTGTTCACTATCCTTACCTAAAGTCCAAACTGAGTGTGATGTACAATGAGAGACTACAAATGCTTAATTGACATTTTTATTGGAAAAACTGAAGTGTTTATATCACAAAAAGAAGGCTCATGTAACTGAATAGCTATCTATGATCTACCTTTGGAGGCTCTCTTAAAGTACAGAGCAGGCTGCAGCTATTGTGTTTGTGCACTCCCTTAGAGATGGTCCCTGGCTGTGTTTTTGTCTAGCTACTGTTGGTTTTGTACAACCCTTTAATTGTAGTTTTTTTAGGGGTTTTAGCTTGTCGCGTAGAGGACAACTAAGATTtgtataatttctgatgtataaacatattacaattgtttttaattatatttttatcgatgtcctcatttgaaaaatttgaacccctgaccccggggtcctggatccgccactgcttATCATACCATGGGTTATCTTTGGTTAACAATGTGATGATTAATCTATTTTTAAAGTACAATAGATAGATGTGTATACTTTATGTGAAGAAGTTCTTTTGCTTCCAGCATAGAATTTTCATATCAGTGTCTCTAGCAGAAAGAGAGTGGATAGGGTTCTTGTGGATCTTGCACACCAAATTATGATTTGGCTAACGTCACCGAAGCACAGCAAAGCTATTTTTACGAGACTAAAACGCAAACGTCTcaaaactaaaaactaaaatGTTTAACTCTTATTATCCCCTCCTACCCCTTTAAAAGCGTTACTTATTGGGTTGATGTATATTTAGGATTAAGATTCACGCTGATAGTTCCTAACAGAAATATAGAAATCGGTATCTTTTTTTGGGTTTATTAAATGTCTTCCGGTCACACATCATTATGACATTTAATGAATTCCATCTATATTTGTGTTAGGCTTCATCTTGATGAGTCTTTGTTTTTTATATAAGTTGATTCATCCTGATAAACGTATAACCATCTTTGCTTTTTTATCCTGAGACTAGTGTGTTTTAGTCTTCCTAAACCTTACTTTGTTGCGCACTTGTGACTGTAGCCTATTTGTAGTGCAAGATCCACAAGCACTATGTTCACTCTTGCAGATTTGTTAAGGAGGAGGCAGGGTATTGTGGTGGTGGATGTTGGAAAGATAATAAGTGTTTGTCTTTGATTTAATTGTAAGTCTTGTTAACTGAAAGATAACAAGTGTAGAGCTATTACTTAGCTTATTAGTTTAAAACTTGTTAACTACGTGTAACAGATTTGTTAATCCTCTTTTAGGCTAGTTAGCTTTTTATCAGTTATTCAGTTAAGGCTTTCATTCTATCACAAGCTTCATTCTTTTATGTTAGTCTCTTATGTCTAGATTGCTATGCGTGTAACAGATTTGTTAATCCTCACTTATTTGTTCTGCGACCTGTATGTTTGCTAGAATTCTGGTGACTGGCAGCAACAAATATTGGGTCTATTGTGCCACTCGTACTTACATTGGTTAATATAGCTATAGTAGAGAATTGGGTCTGTTGATGAGATTTATCTTTTTTGCTGTTTTAATCTGCTCTACTAGCTGCAAAAATTTAACCTGAGAATCTTGATTTAACATCtaatcaaaatgaaaaaaatgagcTATAGTTTACTGGTTCATTTGTGCATATCACAATGGCATTTACTTTTGTTTTGTGCAGGAAAAAAGGAGCTGGTTAAGAGGCCAGTTAAAGGGGTTCTCATACTAATTTTGTGAGTGGTCTACTAATCCTAAGTTGTGCCTGGAAGGTGTTGGTTGAATTGGGGGTGGGAGAGGTACAAGAATTATACAAGTGAAGAACTGGGTTGTGAGTCAATGCTACAACACCCATGTTGTCACATAAAGGGAACCTGAAGTTCCTGTAAAAGAGATTGTATTCACAACAATTCAGCAGAGGTATTTGCCAAGCTCCTGTATTCTACCTCTGTGCTGGACCTAGCAACTAAGGTTTGCTTCTTAGAGCTCCAAGAGACAAGATTAGGTCTAAAGAACACACAAAGATTAGGTCCAAAAAACACACAAGACCCTGAAGTTGACCTTCTATCATCAGGATCTGagccccaatctgcatcacaaaagGCCAGTAATGGGACTGGAGAAGTTAAGGAACATGGTTTTAGATGCAGGCCATGATGAATGGTGGCCTTGAGATATCTAAGTATGCGCTTAACAGCCTTCCAATGATCCTCCAAAGGCTGGCTTAGAAACTGGCATACTTTATTCACTGCAAAGCTGATTTCAGGCCTGGTTAGAGTAGCATATTGGAGGGCCCCTACAATTGACATGTATAGCGTGGGATCAGCAAAGTAATCTGACCCATACTTGCTTAACTTCTGCACCACCAATCATAGGAGTAGAGATACCCTTAGCTTCACTCATATATGCTCTTTCAAGTAAATCATGGATATATTTGGTTTGAGTCAAGAGTAAGGATCTGTCCCGCAAATGATGGACTTGGACTCCAAGAAAATAATCAAGCTTACCCAACTCCTTCAAAGAAAACTCTGAATTCAGATTCTTAACTATTTGAAAAATTGTTTCCAGATAATATAACTATTTTTAGTTTCTCTTTTTGGTTCTTGGCTTTATTGCATGAGAgtgaataagtttttttttttgacgggaGAGTGAATAAGTTATTCCATTGCATTCAGTTTTGTTATATATTTTATGCCAAATAATTATTTATGGATGTTTATCCAATCAATTATTGTTAATCCCGTCCcctatttcttttttcttttttttctcttgaaGTTAAGTTAGTAAGTTAGATTGATGGCGGAATATAGCTTAGATATTATTGTCGTATTTATCTGACTTTTTTTCTCTTTGTCATCCTacgttatttttattttttaaacaatgaaaacataaaatttGTAGTTAGGACCCACATACATTTTCTTCCTTAGTATTTAAGTCACTATACCTAAGGAAGGTTGTCATCACTATAGCCTGTCTTggtggaaataaataattaattctgaTATACGGACCAcgaaaaagaaaagcaaaattGTGGCGGCTTAGAACCGCCGAAAGTACCGCCTCAAAATTGGAAATTGACAGAAAAAACAACTTTGTCAGTTTTGTGGCGGTTCGGTGTTGCGTGGCCCACAAATCTTTATTGATAAACCATACATCAAGATATTCTTACGACTTGTCTTCCGTCGGTATATGTATCAACAATATAGACAAAGTAATTAGCCAACAAAGACATGTTATAAACATATCAAACATAAATTACGTTAACATTAGATGACATTTGAACATTGTAAAGTCATAAACATAGACAAGTGAACTCATCTCAATTTTCCTAAAACACTATCAAGGACAAGTGCTTGGCCTTCATCACTAGTTTCTCCGTGTCGATTAAATTCCAATACCATGTCGCATTCCTTCTCACGCTGTTCCAAGAAGCGTCTCTCAGAACTCGGAAGGGACTCTAATCTAGAGATTTTTTATATGAACCCAGCATgtactgcaaaaaaaaaaaaaatgctcaaGCTTTTACCTAGCACATGTATAAGAATGATAAGAAATAAGACTGCATTTGGCACCAAATTTTGACCAAGCCTATCAGCATTAAACACTTATGATATTTGCTCTAATGTGTGTTAATCAACACTAGAGTACAATAGTGCAACTAATCAAATCGAGTTAATCAACACTGGAATACAATAGTGCTTCTgacctgctcatgaagattaaatatgagctcttcatatgctttcatcaatttgagtGACCTGTGTatcataaaaaagataaaattagtaagttgtgcatcattcataTACAGTGCAAATAGCTATAGTATGCTTCTActcacagctcaaacatgatgaataaaaaggagcaaaatttgagaaatgaatataaattaagaCTATCCTAAGTTTCCTGAAACCAACCTTATTTCAACAGAAGGGTGAAAATAAAATCCACACATCAATATTTGTTCATTTGCCTCTTAACCAGCACCATGATGCAcaacagataaataaataatgtaaaaataGAACAAACAATTAAACTTTTGCTGTCATTTTTTATGAAACCGTGGTCTATAAATTTTGAAGAGTGTCTTCCTACCTTAATGGTCATTGTGCTAGAATGTAATGATAAACTTGTAAAGAAAAACCAAAGGATAACCCTTTGAGAGAAGTTGTTGGTTTCCCAAAGGATAACCCGTTTGCAAATACATGGATGTTGAGCAGCCATCTGAGAAGAAAGGAGTGACTGAAGGTGAAGAGGAGTAGAAGGaatttggaggagaaggaaggaagaagaatgtgTACAGGAGTGAGTATGTAGAGATTTTGGGCTTGTTGAGGTTGCAGAGAAAGTGATGGTCATGGTGGCACGCAACCATAACAAACAAACCCTCCTCCTCGTTGTCGCGTATATCGTAGGCGTTGGACTCCACTTCTTCCTTCGTCGACGTTCACGCTTTGATTGAATGATTTCGTTAGAATCCACCGGGGCTACATTTGATTTGGAAGTTATTGTTTCTTATTACTGCTCATTGAATTGAAGGTGAAAATGGGTTGAAATTTCAAGTTCAGAtgttagattttgatagaatttcAATCATCATGTATAAATTTTGGAAATGGAAATTGCGGAAATCCAACCCAATTTGATCCAAAAAGGGGAGAGAAAGTAAGAAAGGGAAATgggaaaaaaatggaaaatgtaATTACTCATGTtaccctgaaaaaaaaaatgaaaaaatgaaaaaacccGACATATCAGCACTTACCTACAAGCTATGTAAGCATGAAAAACAAATTttggattttatttttaattaatattttaattttaattatggaataaaataaaaattaaattactttCCAAcgtgtaattaaaaaaattaaaatctggTTAAATAACTGACACGTCACTACTTACCTGCAAATTGGCATGCCAAGTAAACATGGAATCGATTAAGAGATGACAGCCTAACGGTTTTATAAGTTAAAAGATGTTGAACATTAAAAAATTTGTTTAGGGACGTATCCCAATTCCTGACTATACTTCAGGGACCCCAAGCATAAATAACCCTATTCTTATTCAAAGTGTTGATGgttgtttatctatttttaaTTACTGCGACTGCATTTTATCATTAAATTCTACTTTAAGCAAACTGCCCAAAGTGATACAGTAGTTctttaagggcccgtttggtacaACGTATTAAGCctgattgtataagcttatacaatacgtTATATGCTTATCAGGTGTTTGGGCTTACATCGTATTGGATAACTTTATCCATCAATCTCTTctaatacattaaaatgatggataaCTTAATACATCACTCAAATGAAGGATAAGGCCTGATAAGTTTTGATGTATTAGCTACTTAAAAATATTTCCAACCCTAGCCTCATTCATCTATCATCACACGTTCTCTTCTTCCTATGTGGCcttcattcatcttcttcctcccctgttcctcttcttcttcctcttttctattttttctccTAGCcccttttcctcttcttcctcctttcacCTTCCTTTCCTTTCACGCTGTTTCCCCCAACTAGAAATTTCTCTTTCTGTGAGATCTGTGGCTCTCGAACCAGACCCAAAACCTCCACAAAATCACCGCTTCTAACCTGCAACTTGAAGAGGAACAACCCAGGAACCCATCGGAGGAAGCTCCGCCGCGATCTGGACGCTTCCCCGGCGAGCAAATCGACCTGCAACTGACGAAATCCATCTTCTCCAACCTCCATTGGCCGCGAAAACGTCACCATAGTAATCAGATTGAAGAGAGGAACAATCCCTTTCTGCATTTTCATCTCCGGCGAGTTTCTCCGCCGTCATCAGCCTTCTTCTCCGGAGAAGACCCGCCGGAAAATTTCCAGAACCTGATTTCTGTACGCTCTCGACCCTCTGGGCTTGTTTTTAACCTCATATCACCAAGATTCAaagaaaaataacatatttCTCTATGAAATTTGTGCCTTAGATAGTTTGGAGAGAAACAGGCTTGATCCATGGCCTTTGGAGATGCATCGGAAAGGTGTGGTTTTTAAGGGAGAACAGATGGGAGGTCATGCTTGGAGGATTGGCACATGTTCTGATTTGTATTATCTGTTATTGTGCCATTGAGCGTGACTGTAGCTTGCATATCCCTTGGTTTTGATCAATTACTGTTTAGGACTAGGTGTGGCATGTTATTTTAATTGATGAAAACTATTTCTATATTGCTATTAGGAAGATTGTTAAATTATTTCATAGTTCAAATCAAGAAAATATTTTGGCAAGTATTATAAAATTTGTTTAAAGGGTATTTTGTTAAAGGGTACTTTTGaacaaatatttaatttttatactatCCATCATTATTTATGACTTCACCAAACATATGATTGTATTAAGTTTAACAATACAACAGGTTATACAATGTCACACCAAACATTGTACAGTACTAAGTttttatcaggccttatactatcaggcctaatacaatcatgtcttatactatcaggccttatactatacagcataccaaacgagccctaaaaaACGGTAAAGTGGTTGTTGATAGTATTAGTTTTGTGAACTCATTGGTTTCATACACAACTTGGGATTTTTTATCTCAATATTTTGACAAAATCATAAATATACGTATACTTCAATAAATGCAACGGTGGTCACAAgtgagaaaataaatagaaatcaATTCATTAAAAACTACTCTCTCTATCCCCGTCCACttagaatgaaaaaaattattcttattAACCTGCTCAACTAAAATTTTAAGAGAGCAATAATTGATATTTGTCAAAATAATGTTCATGTGAGAAGAATAAATAAGAAGAAATAAAGtacaatcaatatcaatcaatatatattagaaaagaagaacttctagcatgacgtgtcgctctcacaggccaagttagtgacgtgtcgctccgagattaattctcacttaattatttacacgtcagcttttccacctattaattctcatttaataatttacacatcagcttttccaccttggccctatttgccacattaaattttagatttgattaggatttaggttgtttatttcttgatttaatcttaatttatttttaatttatttttagagcattaattaatttttatggtatttttattgaattttcggatttttaattaattcaaaattttatgagtttttattgtgatttgcaaaattttgatagtttttatctatatttatttagtacctttttaaattttagatttgatttttttttttttttgaaaaatgattcATTCAATTACGAAGAAACAGAGGGCTCAGAGGCCATTACATCAGATTGGACTAAGCCATAAAAGTCTTGAGGGATCTCCTCAATCCAAACCCAAACACCCAAAATAAAAGAACGCTTAGCTAAAGCATCAGCGACACTATTGCCAGTACGACGAATAAAACTGAAATCAAAAGCATCAAAACCAGAAGACAAACGACGACAGTCTAATATCAAAGAGTCTAAAATAGAGCAACCACCCCGGCGCTTCCACGCCTCATAAAGAAGGAGACAGTCGGTCTCGAACACGACGCGCCGGAAACCAAGATCCATAGCCAAACCGAGCGCCCAACGGAAAGAGAGCCCCTCCGCTAACAAAGAAGATGCTGCTGGACCATGCGAGGAGCACGCTGCTGCCAACACTTCCCCACGAGAATTCCTAGCAACAAGACCGAAGCCTGCGTCGCCGGTAGGAGCCATCGCCGCATCAAAATTGATCTTGAACGTGCCCGGATGTGGACGGGACCAAGTGTTGGGACGATGAACTTGCGGAACCATAGGACCCTCCAAAGGTGGCAGCGGTGTGAGTGAAGCTGCATGGGTCAAAATCTGCTCCAATGTTGAAGCCTTCTCCTTGAAACATAGCTCATTTCTGGCCATCCAAATCGCATACAGCAAGGTGAGAAAAGCTCCAAGGCTGGACATGTCTGCAACCTGCATAAAATCAGAAACAAACTCGTGCACTCGGCACTCATGAGCTAGGCGGAAACCAAGAGAGCTGGCAAACCAAATTGGCTGCACCATCGGGCAAAAGAGCAACGCATGTTGGACAGTCTCCGGAGCTACCAAACAACGCGGGCACGTCGGGTCCGTGACCAAACCGCGCGCATGAAGGTAGGCTCGCACCGGAAGGACCTCAAGGCACGCCCGCCACCCCGTCTCACGGCATCGAGGGAGCGCATCAGCTTTCCAAAGCTTCCTCCAATTCGCACGCGGAAGAGAGGGAACCTGGGAAGAGGACGCAACAACAGCTTCAGCGCCGTGGCGTAGGAATTGGTAACCTGACTTGGTCGAGTAATGACCATCTGAAGAGAAGGGCCAATACAGAACATCATCATGAGGGACAAGAGGCAAAGGAATTGCCATAATCGCTTGCGCCGTCGGCGGACAACAAATAAAATTGATAAGCTCCCTATTCCATGCCAGCAAGCCCGGCAGCATAAGGTCAGACACAAGAGTGACTCCAAAATGTTGAGCAAGCTCCACACTATACACCAGTGTATCCGTCCCTGGAACCCACTTGTCTAACCAAGTCTTAACACTTTTTCCATTACCAATATTCCACATACCCCCAGTTGCAAAGATCTCACCAGATCGCATAATACTAGACCAAGCATAACTCGGGCGATAGCCACGTTTAGCCCCACGGATCGTGCCTCGCGGGAAATAAACCGCTCTATAAACCTTCCCCATAAGTGATTCAGGATTGGATTTGATACGCCACCAATTTTTGGCTACTAAAGCAGaattaaacattttaaaatCTCTGAACCCAAGTCCGCCATTATCCTTGGCCTTGCACAAATCCGTCCAACTAAGACAATGCATGCCACGTCTCGTTACATCCCCGCCCCAATAGAACCGGCTAATCATTCCCTCAATCTGGTTACATAACCCATCAGGGAGTAAAAAACAAGACATGACATAGGACGGAATCGCCTGTGCCACCGCTTTTACAAGCACCTCTCTCCCTGCTCTAGAGAGTGACCTCTCTTTCCAGCCCTTAAGCTTCTTCCAAACACGCTCCTTGACAAGATTAAAAATCTGAGTCTTCGACTTACCAATGATGGTAGGAAGCCCCAGGTATTTGTCATAGCTCTCCACCGCCTTTACAGTCAACAGCTGTCTAAGCTCATGAAAACAATCATCTGGCACATTTCGGCTACAAGAGAGCATCGATTTATCAAGGTTAATGACTTGACCCGAAGCTTGTTCGTAACTTGCAAGAATTGCCTTAATGGACAGAGCCTCCTGTACTGTAGCACGGGCAAAAATGACACTGTCATCTGCAAACAACAAATGGGAAATTACAGGGGCAGTTCTAGCAATTTTTATACCATGAAGGGAAGACGCTAATACAGCCTTATTGATCAGTGCAGAAAACACCTCACCACACAGAATAAAAAGATAAGGAGATAGGGGATCCCCTTGTCGAAGACCTCGATGAGGTTGAAAAGGTTCCTGAGGTGCACCATTTAACATAATAGAAAAGTCCACAGTGGACACACAAGTCATGATGAGGCTCACCCATGAAGCAGGGAACCCCATCTGCTGTAATACACTCGCCAAAAAAGGCCATTCCACTCTATCGTACGCTTTTGACATATCTAATTTTAAAGCCATTACGCCATTACAGCCActtatctttttcttcatatagTGAAAACACTCAAACGCCACCAAGGCATTATCCGTGATCAGACGACCAGAAACAAAGGCAGTTTGAGACTCGCAAATAAGATCAGGCAAAATTATTTTTAGCCTATTCGCCAAGGTCTtagtaataattttaaaaatcacaTTACATAGACTTATGGGCCTAAATTGATTTGCATGCATAGGTTTCTTTACCTTAGGTATTAAAACAAGAAGAGTTTTATTGATAATACCTGGTGAGATGTCTCCATGAAGGACCTGCAGGCAGAAATGTGAAACATCGTCGCCGATAATATGCCAAAATTTTTGGTAAAACAAAGCAGGCAAACCATCACACCCCGGTGCTTTAGTTGGGTGCATTTGGAACAGGGCCTCTTCCACATCCTCTTTAGTAAAAGGAGTGGACAAGATCTGGTAGTGATGTGGTGAGATTCTTCCTGACACTAGCGATGTGACTGACTCAATGTCGACAGGACCATTGGAAGTGAAGAGGTTCGTAAAGTAACCTGCTAGAACCCGGTAAATATCCTTATCCTCCTCCACTTTGCGCCCCCTGTCATCCTTCAGCTCCTCAATCGTATTTCTTAGGTTGtttgtttttataaaaaatattgttttttatatagagtatcaatatcaatctatATTAGGAAATAAAAAGGGTTAGTAGAGCAAAAAAAACCTTCATACGTTCTCTATCTCTAAATACTCACacaattttctctatttctccctTCTTCATCTCAACCATGGCAAacctcaaatcatatatgcttcAAAAACAACATGGTCCTTCACTcacttcaattaaatttttcattataaatttatccCCATCacaattgagaatttttttttatggttaccAAGGGAAATcacaattgagatttgagagtgcatgttcttcaaactcaaaaacgagTTTCTCACTTC is a window of Lotus japonicus ecotype B-129 chromosome 5, LjGifu_v1.2 DNA encoding:
- the LOC130717530 gene encoding uncharacterized mitochondrial protein AtMg00810-like is translated as MSIVGALQYATLTRPEISFAVNKVCQFLSQPLEDHWKAVKRILRYLKATIHHGLHLKPCSLTSPVPLLAFCDADWGSDPDDRRSTSGSCVFFGPNLCVFFRPNLVSWSSKKQTLVARSSTEVEYRSLANTSAELL